The proteins below come from a single Mustela nigripes isolate SB6536 chromosome 14, MUSNIG.SB6536, whole genome shotgun sequence genomic window:
- the CCN1 gene encoding CCN family member 1: MSSRTARTLAFAVTLLHLARLALSTCPAACHCPQEAPKCAPGVGLVRDGCGCCKVCAKQLNEDCSKMQPCDHTKGLECNFGASSTALKGICRAQSEGRPCEYNSRIYQNGESFQPNCKHQCTCIDGAVGCIPLCPQELSLPNLGCPNPRLVKVTGQCCEEWVCDEDGAKDPMDDRDGLLGKGLAFDASEVELTRNNELIAVGKGGSLKRLPVFGTEPRILYNPSLHGQKCIVQTTSWSQCSKTCGTGISTRVTNDNLECRLVKETRICEVRPCGQPMYSSLKKGKKCSKTKKSPEPVTFTYAGCSSVKKYRPKYCGSCVDGRCCTPQQTRTVKMRFRCEDGETFSKNVMMIQSCKCNYNCPHANEAAFPFYRLFNDIHKFRD; encoded by the exons ATGAGCTCCCGCACCGCCAGGACGCTCGCCTTCGCCGTCACCCTTCTCCACTTGGCCAGGCTG GCGCTCTCCACCTGCCCCGCCGCCTGCCACTGCCCGCAGGAGGCGCCCAAGTGCGCCCCAGGAGTCGGGCTGGTCCGAGACGGCTGCGGCTGCTGTAAAGTCTGCGCCAAGCAGCTCAACGAGGACTGCAGCAAAATGCAGCCCTGCGACCACACCAAGGGACTGGAATGCAATTTCGGTGCCAGTTCCACCGCTCTGAAGGGGATCTGCAGAG CTCAGTCAGAGGGCCGACCCTGTGAATACAACTCCAGAATCTACCAGAATGGGGAAAGTTTCCAGCCCAACTGTAAACATCAGTGCACATGTATCGATGGCGCTGTGGGCTGCATTCCTCTGTGTCCCCAAGAACTCTCTCTCCCCAACTTGGGCTGTCCCAATCCCCGGCTGGTCAAAGTCACCGGGCAGTGCTGCGAGGAGTGGGTCTGTGATGAGGATGGTGCCAAGGACCCCATGGACGACAGGGATGGCCTTCTGGGCAAGGGGCTGGCCTTCGATGCCTCGGAGGTGGAGTTAACCAGGAACAATGAATTGATCGCCGTTGGAAAAGGTGGCTCCCTGAAGCGGCTCCCAG TTTTTGGAACGGAACCTCGAATCCTATACAATCCTTCTTTACATGGCCAGAAATGCATTGTCCAGACCACTTCATGGTCCCAGTGTTCGAAGACCTGCGGCACGGGCATCTCCACACGAGTCACCAATGACAACCTTGAGTGCCGCCTGGTGAAGGAGACCCGGATTTGCGAAGTGCGGCCTTGTGGCCAGCCGATGTACAGCAGCCTGAAA AAGGGCAAGAAGTGCAGCAAGACCAAGAAATCCCCCGAACCTGTCACGTTTACTTACGCCGGCTGTTCGAGCGTGAAGAAGTACCGGCCCAAGTACTGCGGCTCGTGCGTGGACGGCCGGTGCTGCACGCCCCAGCAGACCCGCACCGTGAAGATGCGCTTCCGCTGCGAGGACGGGGAGACGTTTTCCAAGAACGTCATGATGATCCAGTCCTGCAAGTGCAACTACAACTGCCCGCATGCCAACGAGGCGGCCTTTCCCTTCTACAGGCTGTTCAACGACATTCACAAATTTAGGGACTAA